The Candidatus Zixiibacteriota bacterium genome includes a window with the following:
- a CDS encoding peptidylprolyl isomerase yields MKKVQATIKTNKGNIRLILHDDKTPLTVANFVNLAQRGFYDGLKFHRVIEEFMIQGGCPLGTGTGGPGYRFEDEFVPELRHDRPGILSMANAGPNTNGSQFFITHVATPWLDDRHSVFGHVVDETDQDVVNDIRAGDQIEKIVIEGDTTELFESMADRLEQFNNTLDKR; encoded by the coding sequence ATGAAAAAAGTGCAGGCTACTATCAAAACCAACAAGGGAAACATCAGGCTCATCCTGCATGACGATAAAACCCCGTTGACAGTGGCGAATTTCGTTAATTTGGCCCAGCGCGGTTTTTACGATGGGCTGAAATTTCATCGGGTAATCGAAGAATTTATGATCCAGGGTGGTTGCCCGCTCGGTACCGGCACCGGCGGTCCGGGATATCGGTTCGAGGATGAATTCGTACCCGAGTTACGTCACGACCGGCCGGGAATTCTCTCGATGGCCAACGCCGGCCCCAACACCAACGGCAGCCAGTTTTTCATAACCCATGTAGCGACTCCCTGGCTCGATGACCGCCATTCGGTTTTCGGCCATGTCGTGGATGAAACCGATCAGGACGTGGTCAACGACATCCGCGCCGGGGATCAGATCGAGAAAATCGTAATCGAGGGAGATACAACCGAGCTGTTTGAGTCGATGGCCGACCGGCTGGAGCAGTTCAATAACACTCTCGACAAGCGATAG